ACGAGAGCGCCAAGGGGTCAGGGTTTTCCGGGTTCCGGGACCGCCGCCTCGATCCCCTGCTTCTGGTAATGACGGATCAGCCAGCTGGCGAACTTGCTGTCCCCGACCCCCGCCACGACCTCTTCCATGGAGTCGTGCAGCACCCGCTCGTTGACGAGGGCGCCGAGGGTCCCCTGCCCGGAGTCGATCTTCCCCGCGATCGAGTTCATCCGGGAGACGGTCTCCCGGATGTCCTTCGCCACCGCGTCTCCGTACTCCTTGTCGTACAGCAGGCGGCCGAGAAGCCCTTCCCGGGATTCGAGCTGGGCGGCGGTGCGTTTGAGGGACGCCGCGGCTTCGGCGAGGTCGGCGACCGCCTGCTTGCTCCTCCCCCCCTCGGAGAGGAGATCGCCGGCGGCTCCTTCCCCCTTCTCCAGACGCTCGACCGCATCCGCGACCCCGTGGATCGCGCGGCCCAGGTCGTCGGCGCGGGGCTCCATCGACGGGTCGAACAACATCCGGCCGGCGAATCCCTCCCCCGCGCGCAGCCTCGCCGTCAGCGCCTCGAGGTTCTCGAGCGCGCCCCGCGCCGCCTGGAGCCCCTCCTTGCCGAACTCCGGGTTCTGGATCATCTCGCCCAGCAGTCCCTTGCCTTCCTCGAGCGGCTCGAGGATCCGACGCAGGGCCAGGGTGATCTCGTTCAGGTTCTCGGCGATGTCCTCGCCGGTCTCGAGGAAGCGGGAGCCCTCTTGCGTGGGAATCAGCGAGCCCTCCGCGATCTCGGCGCGGCCCGGATCCCCGGGGGTGATCTCGACGTATTTCTCGCCGCTGAGGTACTGGAGGAAGCGGAGGGCCGCCATCGAGCCCTCGCGGACACGTCCCTGGTAGGCGCGCTGGACGCCGAGGGTCACCTCGATCCCCGCGCTCGAAGGATCCTGGGACAACCGGACGTCCGTGACCGTCCCCACCTGGACGCCGCTCATCTTCACCGGCGACCCGATCACCAGACCGTCCGAGCTCTGGAGCACCGCCCGGTACGACGCCTTCTTCGAGAACAGCCGCGACTCCCCGCCGACGGCCATCACCGCCAGGGCGAATACCACGAGGGCGAGCACGGTGAACCCGCCCACCAGGACGTCTCGACTTCGGTTCTTAGACGCCATGGACCCCTCCGCTCAGGAACTCGCGAAGCAGCGGCTCGTCCGC
The genomic region above belongs to Candidatus Polarisedimenticolaceae bacterium and contains:
- a CDS encoding MlaD family protein — encoded protein: MASKNRSRDVLVGGFTVLALVVFALAVMAVGGESRLFSKKASYRAVLQSSDGLVIGSPVKMSGVQVGTVTDVRLSQDPSSAGIEVTLGVQRAYQGRVREGSMAALRFLQYLSGEKYVEITPGDPGRAEIAEGSLIPTQEGSRFLETGEDIAENLNEITLALRRILEPLEEGKGLLGEMIQNPEFGKEGLQAARGALENLEALTARLRAGEGFAGRMLFDPSMEPRADDLGRAIHGVADAVERLEKGEGAAGDLLSEGGRSKQAVADLAEAAASLKRTAAQLESREGLLGRLLYDKEYGDAVAKDIRETVSRMNSIAGKIDSGQGTLGALVNERVLHDSMEEVVAGVGDSKFASWLIRHYQKQGIEAAVPEPGKP